In Styela clava chromosome 14, kaStyClav1.hap1.2, whole genome shotgun sequence, the following are encoded in one genomic region:
- the LOC120341433 gene encoding succinyl-CoA:glutarate CoA-transferase-like: MTILEKTSSLLSGIRVIDLSRVLAGPFMTMVLGDMGADVIKIEKPIDGDDTRSWGPPFCGNESAYFLSVNRNKRSVVVDLKRKEGVKIITDLVKDSDVFVENYVPGKMDKIGLGYDKLKKINPGLVYCSISGFGPEGPYAHRPGYDVIAASYGGLNYITGPEDGEPCKSGVAMTDLCTGLYGQGAILAALMKRRETGLGQKIDCDLLSSQIATLVNISSSYLNAGIEAKRWGTAHASIVPYQSFKTKDGKYVTVGATTNKQFNDLCDKMKLEHVSTDPRFADNAKRVRNRESLLPILKKSFLDKDCEDWLFIFEDSTFPYGPVNNMEQVFSDPHVLHTNRVLEFDHPTAGKGCKVTAPAVKFSNYEYPKILPPPTLGQHTKEVLRDLLDMSEFEIDKLTRNGVVT; this comes from the coding sequence ATGACAATACTTGAAAAGACAAGTTCACTCCTGTCAGGAATCAGGGTCATAGATTTGTCCAGAGTCTTAGCTGGACCTTTCATGACTATGGTCCTCGGAGACATGGGAGCCgatgtcatcaaaattgaaaaacccATAGATGGCGATGATACAAGATCATGGGGGCCACCGTTCTGTGGAAATGAGAGCGCTTACTTTCTTTCAGTCAATAGAAATAAGCGCTCTGTTGTTGTAGACTTGAAACGTAAAGAAGGTGTCAAAATAATCACAGACCTTGTAAAAGATAGTGATGTATTTGTGGAGAATTATGTGCCTGGGAAAATGGACAAAATCGGTCTTGGGTATGATAAGTTGAAGAAAATTAATCCAGGTTTAGTGTATTGTTCAATCAGTGGTTTCGGTCCAGAAGGACCATACGCCCATCGTCCTGGTTATGATGTTATAGCTGCATCTTATGGTGGCCTGAATTATATTACTGGACCAGAGGATGGTGAGCCTTGTAAATCTGGGGTGGCAATGACTGATCTGTGTACTGGTTTATATGGCCAAGGGGCTATTCTTGCTGCTTTAATGAAAAGAAGGGAGACTGGTTTGGGACAAAAAATTGATTGTGATTTATTGTCATCTCAAATTGCTACTTTAGTCAATATCTCATCAAGCTATCTGAATGCTGGAATTGAAGCAAAAAGATGGGGAACGGCTCATGCATCTATTGTACCCTATCAATCTTTTAAAACAAAAGATGGTAAATATGTCACTGTTGGTGCAACAACTAATAAACAGTTCAATGATCTATGTGATAAAATGAAGCTTGAGCATGTTTCGACTGATCCAAGGTTTGCTGATAATGCAAAAAGGGTTAGGAATCGAGAATCCTTGCTTCCTATTTTGAAGAAATCATTTTTAGATAAAGACTGTGAAGATTGGTTGTTTATATTTGAAGACAGTACTTTTCCCTATGGACCAGTCAACAATATGGAACAGGTGTTTTCAGATCCTCATGTGTTACACACAAACAGAGTGTTAGAATTTGACCACCCAACTGCAGGAAAAGGATGCAAAGTCACTGCTCCAGCAGTCAAGTTTAGCAACTATGAATATCCAAAAATTCTGCCTCCACCTACACTAGGACAGCACACAAAAGAAGTATTACGTGATCTCCTGGACATGTCTGAATTTGAGATTGACAAATTAACAAGAAATGGTGTTGTGACCTAA
- the LOC120341435 gene encoding guanine nucleotide-binding protein subunit gamma-like has product MDSSVSVCRMKDIVRQLNIEKDIKREPVSTVSSDLMEYCQKHFHEDFLVSQQSPNPFKKGKKDSCTVM; this is encoded by the exons ATGGACTCGTCTGTTAGTGTTTGCAGGATGAAAGACATTGTGCGTCAACTCAACATCGAGAAAGACATCAAGCGTGAACCTGTTTCCACTGTGTCAAGTGACTTAATGGAATATTGTCAA aaacaCTTTCACGAAGATTTTCTGGTTTCCCAGCAATCACCAAATCCTTTCAAGAAGGGGAAAAAAGACTCCTGTACAGTCATGTGA
- the LOC120341259 gene encoding centrin-3-like, whose protein sequence is MSLSLRGDFGLEKSKRKKRREISEEQKQEIKEAFELFDTDKDKFIDYHELKVAMRALGFEVKKADVLKILRENDREETGKISFDDYNDVMTDLILERDPQEELTKAFKLFDDDDSGKISLRNLRRVARELGENMTDDELRAMIDEFDTDGDGEINLEDFIAIMTGDT, encoded by the coding sequence atgAGTTTGTCTCTACGTGGAGATTTTGGACTGGAAAAATCCAAACGAAAAAAGCGGAGGGAGATTTCAGAGGAACAGAAACAAGAAATTAAAGAGGCTTTCGAATTATTTGACACAGACAAGGATAAATTTATAGATTATCACGAACTCAAGGTCGCAATGAGAGCATTAGGGTTTGAAGTAAAAAAAGCTGACGTCTTGAAAATTTTGCGAGAAAATGACAGAGAAGAAACTGGAAAAATCAGTTTTGATGATTACAATGATGTCATGACAGACTTAATTCTTGAAAGAGATCCCCAGGAAGAGTTGACAAAAGCTTTTAAACTCTTTGACGATGATGACAGTGGTAAAATATCATTAAGAAATCTACGTAGAGTTGCTAGAGAACTTGGTGAAAATATGACAGATGATGAATTGAGAGCCATGATTGATGAATTTGATACTGATGGTGACGGCGAAATTAACCTGGAAGATTTTATTGCGATTATGACTGGTGATACGTGA
- the LOC120340724 gene encoding regulatory-associated protein of mTOR-like, which produces MLGRGIEKDEEKEGETVDEDAEILHNMMEAGWNLPLAFQQKRHLESITSSKPVTQTWRMKERMKTVSVALVLCLNVGVDPPDVVKTTPCARQECWIDPSNYTPQKALEAIGNNLQKQYERWQSRARYKQTLDPTVEDVKRLCTSLRRNSKEERVLFHYNGHGVPKPTVNGEIWVFNKTYTQYIPLSIYDLQTWMGTPSIFVYDCSNSGVIVNSFKMFAKQREKDMQINGIHPIGPSMSDAKNCIQLAACSESQLLPMNPELPADLFTSCLTTPIKIALQWFCLQKHGSLVPSVTLSLIEKIPGRLNDRRTPLGELNWIFTAITDTIAWNTLPRDLFQKLFRQDLLVASLFRNFLLAERIMRSYHCTPVSHPPLPPTFRHPMWAAWDHAVDICLSQLPAMLEEASNYQFQHSPFFAQHLTAFQVWLRLGVEEREPPEQLPIVLQVLLSQVHRLRALELLGSFLDLGPWAVSLALSVGIFPYVLKLLQSLAKELRPLLVFIWAKILAVDCACQADLVKDGGHHYFLRVLQDPHMSSEHRTMATFVLTEIMRDYPAGQEACLQANIVATCLDQFDDTYAGPTTWQLRQWVAICLGHVWTNYDAARWRGVRESAHEKLYELLDDPYPEVRAAAVFALGTFVDNQPEAGSDHATHIDHSVGNALIPVRQVDGSPLVRRELAAALQRFVSCYDSSFCAVACRFLEEERNLDALADHHKRSASVQMPFGPLHGKSGRKLNSSISQASLNLTSSRTRYDSLGTLPANVALLKPQMSSGDLNESLSPGNDGSYFPPANQFSINPSPSVDEGPLTTKRLDRLRQISFSGIPANSGLLYSSVYTNIWKLLLSLAIDPYPEVSELSRTIVSNILEKVQIFNRHNQKTSESQELSSSLPSSPRLQRRSSTSFEDSESEVDSKVIPIPLTPYSRTRKLFGRPPDNKPNPNSLPRQSSRVDITSIITQEKICSTEFCEWSASVFAKPSTNVTSATVVEEDPVKRHLNLTRYVNMQNDITRMRETYDTSCLSEQQFQWKNSQIPSCLCFHPHDKSLLVADKKEISIWNWEKGVREGKFRNGNSSNTKISSMEFINTSDDPLLLVGTDDGCVRVWRDCCENQNTGAELVTGWQAAIESLPSARGAGLILSWDQKNLQLYTAGDSRNIQVWDTVTEQRVQELSTGADSCVTSLSLDDQNNLLIAGCGDGTIRMFDTRDQSVNGKTKVLRAHESWVVNTVFLPDQQDFLVSSSESGDVKIWDVRSLESLQSINIHSGIRCQDAHLHLPLIVCGSPNQSMYFFSHDAEELAHVKYYDGFLGQRIGFITCMRFHPRLAHLAVGTADSFLTIYSGDCKFQSP; this is translated from the exons ATGTTGGGTCGAGGGATTGAAAAGGATGAAGAAAAAGAGGGGGAGACTGTAGATGAGGATGCTGAGATTCTTCATAATATGATGGAAGCAGGATGGAATTTACCTCTGGCATTTCAACAAAAAAGACACTTGGAAAGCATCACAAGTTCAAAGCCAGTCACACAAACATGGAGAATGAAAGAAAGG atgaAGACTGTCAGCGTTGCACTTGTTCTATGTTTAAATGTTGGTGTCGATCCTCCAGATGTTGTGAAAACAACACCTTGTGCCAGACAAGAATGTTGGATAg ATCCATCTAACTACACACCTCAAAAAGCATTGGAAGCAATCGGAAATAATTTGCAAAAGCAGTATGAAAGATGGCAATCAAGA gCTCGTTACAAACAAACTCTAGATCCGACAGTTGAAGATGTCAAAAGATTATGTACTTCATTGCGAAGAAATTCTAAAGAAGAAAgagttttatttcattataatGGCCATGGCGTTCCGAAGCCAACTGTTAATGGTGAAATTTGGGTATTCAACAAG aCATATACTCAATATATTCCGCTATCAATTTATGATCTTCAAACATGGATGGGAACGCCATCAATATTTGTCTATGATTGTTCAAATTCTGGTGTTATTGTCAACTCTTTCAAAATGTTTGCAAAACAAAGGGAGAAAGACATGCAG ATCAATGGTATTCATCCAATCGGGCCAAGCATGTCTGATGCTAAAAACTGCATCCAGCTTGCTGCTTGTTCAGAATCTCAACTCTTGCCAATGAATCCAGAACTTCCTGCTGACCTTTTTACTTCCTGCTTGACTACTCCAATCAAAATTGCACTTCAGTGGTTTTGCCTTCAGAAACATGGCTCCCTGGTGCCCTCAGTAACTCTGTCATTGATTGAGAA GATTCCAGGAAGACTGAATGACAGAAGAACTCCACTTGGTGAATTGAATTGGATATTTACAGCCATTACTGATACTATTGCATGGAACACTTTGCCAAGAG ATTTGTTCCAAAAATTATTTCGTCAAGACCTACTCGTTGCTAGTTTGTTTCGCAATTTCCTACTCGCTGAGAGGATCATGCGTTCATATCACTGCACTCCAGTTTCCCATCCACCTCTGCCCCCTACATTTCGACATCCTATGTGGGCAGCATGGGACCATGCTGTGGATATTTGCCTCTCTCAATTGCCCGCTATGCTTGAGGAAGCCAGTAACTACCAGTTTCAG CATAGTCCATTTTTCGCCCAGCATCTGACAGCATTTCAAGTATGGCTGAGGTTGGGAGTTGAAGAGCGCGAACCTCCGGAACAACTGCCTATTGTTCTTCAG GTTCTTCTTAGTCAAGTTCACAGATTGCGAGCACTTGAACTTCTTGGTAGTTTCCTTGATCTTGGACCATGGGCTGTCAGCTTGGCATTATCAGTTGGAATTTTTCCATATGTATTGAAGCTTCTGCAAAGTTTGGCGAAAGAACTACGACCTCTGCTCGTTTTTATCTGGGCAAAAATTTTAGCTGTTGATTGT gccTGTCAAGCTGATCTAGTCAAAGATGGCGGTCATCATTATTTCTTGAGAGTTTTACAAGATCCTCATATGTCATCAGAACATCGGACGATGGCCACGTTTGTGCTTACTGAAATAATGAGAGACTATCCTGCAGGACAGGAAGCCTGTCTTCAAGCAAACATTGTTGCAACGTGTctcgaccaatttgatgacacTTACGCTGGTCCTACTACATGGCAATTAAGACAATGGGTGGCAATATGCTTAG GTCATGTATGGACCAACTATGATGCTGCGAGATGGAGAGGAGTTAGAGAAAGTGCGCATGAGAAATTATATGAATTGTTAGATGATCCTTATCCAGAG GTCCGAGCTGCTGCAGTATTTGCACTTGGTACTTTCGTAGACAATCAACCAGAAGCTGGTAGTGATCATGCCACGCATATTGATCATAGTGTTGGTAATGCCCTCATCCCTGTGCGACAAGTTGATGGAAGTCCTCTTGTTCGTAGAGAACTTGCTGCTGCGTTACAAAGATTCGTTTCTTGTTATGATAGTAGTTTCTGTGCCGTAGCTTGTAGATTTCTGGAAGAAGAAAGGAATCTAGATGCATTGG CTGACCATCATAAAAGATCGGCTTCAGTACAAATGCCATTCGGACCATTACATGGAAAATCTGGAAGAAAACTGAACAGCTCGATTTCTCAAGCTTCACTGAATCTTACATCGAGCAGAACAAGATATGATAGTTTAGGGACATTACCTGCAAATGTTGCTCTGCTTAAACCTCAAATGA GTTCAGGAGATCTGAATGAATCTTTGAGTCCTGGTAATGATGGTTCGTACTTTCCTCCTGCGAATCAATTTTCTATCAATCCATCTCCATCTGTTGATGAAGGACCATTGACAACGAAGAGATTAGATAGATTGAGACAAATATCATTCTCTGGTATACCAGCTAATTCAG GTTTATTATATAGTTCTGTATATACAAACATATGGAAATTACTTCTCTCACTTGCAATTGATCCTTATCCTGAAGTATCCGAACTCAGTCGTACTATCGTTAGCAATATTTTGGAAAAAGTACAG atattTAATCGACACAATCAAAAAACCTCTGAATCACAAGAACTGTCATCTTCATTACCTTCTAGTCCGAGATTACAAAGAAGATCGTCAACATCTTTTGAAGATTCCGA GAGTGAAGTGGATTCAAAAGTCATACCAATACCTCTTACACCTTACTCAAGAACAAGAAAATTGTTTGGTCGACCTCCAGATAATAAACCAAATCCCAACTCGCTACCCAGACAG TCATCTCGAGTTGATATAACTTCGATAATAACGCAAGAGAAGATTTGTTCAACTGAATTTTGTGAATGGAGTGCTTCGGTTTTTGCTAAACCTTCAACAAAT GTTACCTCAGCTACAGTGGTAGAAGAAGATCCAGTTAAACGTCATTTAAATTTGACAAGATATGTTAACATGCAGAATGATATAACAAGAATGAGAGAAACTTATG ATACAAGCTGTCTCAGTGAACAACAATTTCAATGGAAAAATTCTCAAATTCCTTCGTGCTTGTGTTTTCATCCTCATGATAAAAGTTTACTCGTTGctgataaaaaagaaataag TATATGGAATTGGGAAAAAGGTGTTCGGGAAGGTAAATTTCGCAATGGTAATTcctcaaatacaaaaatatcaagtatGGAATTTATTAATACATCAGATGATCCTTTGCTACTAGTTGGAACAG ATGATGGTTGTGTCAGAGTATGGAGGGATTGTTGTGAAAATCAAAACACTGGTGCCGAACTTGTTACAGGATGGCAG GCCGCAATTGAATCATTACCATCAGCTCGTGGTGCAGGTCTTATTTTATCGTGGGATCAAAAAAATCTACAGTTATATACTGCAGGTGATTCAAGAAATATACAAGTATGGGACACTGTAACTGAACAACGTGTTCAG GAATTATCAACTGGTGCTGATAGTTGTGTCACATCATTATCTCTGGATGATCAGAATAATCTGTTGATAGCCGGATGTGGGGATGGTACTATTCGAATGTTTGATACAAGAGATCAATCTGTAAATGG GAAAACCAAAGTGTTACGTGCTCACGAAAGTTGGGTTGTTAATACAGTATTTCTACCTGATCAACAAGATTTCCTCGTCAGTTCCAG tgAAAGTGGTGATGTCAAAATATGGGATGTAAGAAGTTTGGAGTCATTGCAATCTATCAATATTCATTCTGGTATAAGATGTCAGGACGCTCATTTGCATTTGCCATTAATTGTCTG TGGTTCTCCCAATCAATCGATGTATTTCTTCAGTCACGATGCAGAAGAACTAGCTCATGTTAAATATTATGATGGATTCTTAGGGCAACGTATTGGTTTCATTACATGCATGAGATTTCATCCAAGATTG GCTCATCTTGCTGTTGGGACAGCAGACTCATTTCTAACCATATATTCTGGAGATTGTAAGTTCCAATCACCATGA
- the LOC120340725 gene encoding ribosome production factor 2 homolog has translation MEEGIVKPKSQRHRRVLEQRAPKIFENDKTALFIRGGNTSNIITTALQELHMMKKPGSILFKKRNISRPFEDASSIEFLTKMNDASLFLFGSHSKKRPNNLVIGRTYDRQVLDMFELGIENFKSFKDFLGEKCGIGAKPCLIFNSENFETDSELRRLKSLFIDFFRGPVVSNVTLKGLEHVMSFTVVDEKILLRNYKVNLKKSGTRTPRIELQEMGPNFDFILRRTKLASDDLYKRACRKPKAAKVSKVKNISRGNLGEKRGRIHMTKQDMGSLQLRKVKALKRKLPTANDGDKKTKTSD, from the coding sequence ATGGAGGAGGGAATAGTAAAGCCTAAAAGTCAACGACATAGAAGAGTTCTCGAACAAAGAGCTCCcaagatatttgaaaatgataaaactGCTCTCTTCATAAGAGGTGGAAACACGAGCAACATAATTACAACTGCTCTGCAAGAACTTCACATGATGAAAAAACCCGGTTCAATTCTTTTCAAGAAACGAAATATAAGTCGGCCATTTGAAGATGCGTCTTCTATAGAATTTCTAACAAAAATGAACGACGCATCATTGTTTTTATTCGGTTCACATTCAAAGAAAAGGCCGAATAATCTTGTCATTGGTAGAACTTACGATCGCCAAGTATTGGATATGTTTGAACTTGGaatcgaaaatttcaaatcgtTCAAGGACTTTTTAGGTGAAAAATGTGGAATTGGTGCAAAACCTTGCTTAATTTTTAATAGcgaaaattttgaaactgaTTCAGAACTTCGACGTTTGAAATCTTTGTTTATCGATTTCTTTCGGGGACCAGTTGTTTCCAACGTCACATTgaaaggtcttgaacatgtcaTGAGTTTTACTGTAGTCGATGAGAAAATTTTGTTGCGAAATTACAAggttaatttgaaaaaatctggCACAAGAACGCCACGTATTGAGCTACAGGAAATGGGACCTAACTTTGATTTCATTTTACGGAGAACCAAACTTGCTTCTGATGACTTGTATAAGAGAGCATGTAGAAAACCGAAGGCTGCTAAAGTGTCAAAGGTCAAGAATATTTCAAGAGGGAATCTTGGTGAAAAACGGGGCCGTATTCATATGACAAAGCAGGACATGGGGTCGTTACAGCTTCGTAAGGTCAAGGCACTGAAACGAAAATTGCCTACTGCCAATGATGgagacaaaaaaacaaaaacatcggACTGA